In the Streptomyces formicae genome, one interval contains:
- a CDS encoding ABC transporter substrate-binding protein — translation MTISRRTLLGTGAALGLLTACGSNTGRDGGGSGGSGPKLSQWYHQYGEPGAEQAVERYAAAYKKADVSVQWRPGNYDEQTAAALLTDSGPDVFEVNGPTLDQIQRGQVVDLTDLFEGVKDDFNPVVLAPKTYDGKIWAVPQVVDMHLLYYRKSLLADAGVEPPKSLDELVDAAKALTTKKVKGLFLGNDGGAGALAITPLYAAGLSSVTEDGKVGFDDPAAARTLGKLRQLYADKSLLLGAPSDWSDPSAFTQGLTAMQWCGLWALPAVRKALGDDFGVLALPADGADGKPSLPVGAYGAAVSARGDHRKEAKDFVKWLWVDGTEYQEDFALSYGFHIPARLSLAKKADKLKEGPAADAVRYSTEYGYAEPLLWTPASRTAYQDALSRIIKSGANPESELKSVVRKVRAELDRVKKKS, via the coding sequence ATGACCATCAGCCGCAGGACACTGCTCGGGACGGGCGCGGCGCTCGGACTGCTCACCGCGTGCGGGTCCAACACCGGCCGCGACGGCGGAGGTTCGGGCGGCAGCGGCCCGAAGCTCTCGCAGTGGTACCACCAGTACGGCGAACCGGGCGCCGAGCAGGCCGTCGAGCGGTACGCCGCCGCGTACAAGAAGGCGGACGTCAGCGTGCAGTGGCGGCCCGGCAACTACGACGAGCAGACCGCCGCCGCCCTGCTCACCGACTCGGGCCCCGACGTCTTCGAAGTCAACGGCCCCACCCTCGACCAGATCCAGCGGGGCCAGGTCGTCGACCTCACCGACCTCTTCGAGGGGGTCAAGGACGACTTCAATCCGGTGGTCCTCGCCCCCAAGACGTACGACGGCAAGATCTGGGCGGTCCCGCAGGTCGTCGACATGCACCTGCTCTACTACCGCAAGAGCCTGCTCGCCGACGCGGGCGTCGAGCCGCCGAAGAGCCTGGACGAGCTGGTCGACGCGGCGAAGGCGCTCACCACGAAGAAGGTGAAGGGCCTCTTCCTCGGCAACGACGGCGGCGCGGGCGCGCTCGCCATCACCCCGCTGTACGCGGCGGGCCTGTCCTCCGTGACCGAGGACGGCAAGGTCGGCTTCGACGACCCGGCGGCCGCGAGGACGCTCGGCAAGCTGCGCCAGCTGTACGCCGACAAGTCGCTCCTGCTCGGCGCGCCCTCCGACTGGTCGGACCCCTCGGCGTTCACGCAGGGGCTGACCGCCATGCAGTGGTGCGGCCTGTGGGCGCTGCCCGCCGTGCGGAAGGCGCTCGGCGACGACTTCGGCGTGCTCGCGCTCCCCGCGGACGGCGCGGACGGCAAGCCGTCGCTGCCCGTCGGCGCGTACGGGGCGGCGGTGAGCGCCCGGGGCGACCACCGCAAGGAGGCGAAGGACTTCGTGAAGTGGCTGTGGGTCGACGGCACCGAGTACCAGGAGGACTTCGCGCTCTCCTACGGCTTCCACATCCCGGCCAGGCTCTCCCTCGCGAAGAAGGCCGACAAGCTGAAGGAGGGCCCTGCGGCGGACGCCGTGCGCTACTCCACCGAGTACGGCTACGCGGAGCCCCTGCTGTGGACGCCCGCGAGCCGCACCGCCTACCAGGACGCGCTGAGCCGGATCATCAAGTCGGGCGCGAACCCGGAGAGCGAGCTGAAGTCGGTGGTGCGCAAGGTGCGGGCTGAGCTCGACCGCGTCAAGAAGAAGTCGTGA
- a CDS encoding oxidoreductase yields the protein MPAWTARDIPDQSGRRAVVTGANSGIGYVTARELARRGAHVVLACRSAERGTRAVDALRAEVPDADVEFGQLDLADLASVRQFAEAYADERLDLLVNNAGVMALPYRRTADGFETQFGVNHLGHFALTGLLLPHLLGTPGARVISVSSGAHALGNIDIGDLNSERHYRRWIAYGRSKTANLLFVHELARRLAAVGSEVVAAAAHPGYASTNLQATGPRMEGRRTAERVMELGNRIIGQPAETGALPTLYAATAPRVKPDWFTGPAWGVRGAPTRSWRAKWTLNDVAGERLWAASEDLTGVTYEALKI from the coding sequence ATGCCCGCCTGGACCGCGCGCGACATCCCCGACCAGAGCGGCCGCCGGGCCGTGGTCACCGGCGCCAACAGCGGCATCGGGTACGTCACCGCCCGCGAGCTCGCCCGCCGCGGCGCCCACGTGGTCCTCGCCTGCCGCAGCGCGGAGCGCGGCACGCGCGCGGTGGACGCGCTGCGGGCCGAAGTGCCGGACGCCGACGTCGAGTTCGGGCAGCTCGACCTCGCGGACCTGGCGTCCGTGCGGCAGTTCGCCGAGGCGTACGCGGACGAGCGCCTCGATCTGCTCGTCAACAACGCGGGCGTGATGGCGCTGCCCTACCGGCGCACGGCGGACGGCTTCGAGACGCAGTTCGGCGTCAACCACCTCGGCCACTTCGCGCTCACCGGGCTGCTCCTGCCCCATCTCCTCGGGACGCCGGGCGCCCGGGTCATCAGCGTGTCGAGCGGCGCCCACGCCCTGGGCAACATCGACATCGGCGACCTCAACAGCGAGCGCCACTACCGCCGTTGGATCGCCTACGGCCGCTCCAAGACGGCCAACCTCCTCTTCGTCCACGAGCTGGCGCGCCGCCTGGCCGCCGTCGGCTCCGAGGTCGTCGCGGCCGCCGCCCACCCCGGCTACGCATCGACCAACCTCCAGGCCACGGGCCCCCGGATGGAGGGCCGCAGGACCGCCGAGCGCGTCATGGAACTCGGCAACCGGATCATCGGACAGCCCGCGGAGACGGGCGCGCTGCCCACGCTGTACGCGGCCACCGCGCCGCGGGTCAAGCCCGACTGGTTCACCGGTCCCGCCTGGGGCGTGCGCGGGGCGCCCACCAGGTCCTGGCGGGCGAAGTGGACGCTGAACGACGTGGCGGGCGAACGGCTGTGGGCCGCGTCGGAGGATCTGACGGGCGTGACGTACGAGGCGCTCAAGATCTGA
- a CDS encoding carbohydrate ABC transporter permease, with translation MSGNKTWGTQNRTLWFWVFVGPFALGLLVFTYVPLAWSVYLSFFDAHNTVSPTDFIGFDNYTSMLRNEAFTDSLVTFAVFSAFIVPTTFVLSLALALMVNRIRRAQAFFRSVFFLPAACSYVVAALIWKLSIFNGVRFGLANTVLGWFGADQTAWLSTTDPPWYWLVIVTVRLWLQAGFYMILFLAGLQRISPTLYEAAAVDGARPGWQVLRHITLPQLRATSVAVTLLLVINAFQSFDEFYNLLSNSSGYPPYARPPLVYLYYTALGREQNLGLGSAGAVLLALIIAVVTVGQARWFGLGRKED, from the coding sequence ATGTCGGGGAACAAGACGTGGGGCACCCAGAACCGCACGTTGTGGTTCTGGGTCTTCGTCGGCCCCTTCGCGCTCGGCCTGCTCGTCTTCACCTACGTGCCGCTGGCCTGGAGCGTCTACCTCAGCTTCTTCGACGCGCACAACACGGTCTCGCCGACCGACTTCATCGGCTTCGACAACTACACCTCGATGCTGCGGAACGAGGCGTTCACCGACAGCCTCGTCACCTTCGCGGTCTTCTCGGCGTTCATCGTCCCAACGACCTTCGTGCTCTCGCTCGCGCTCGCCCTGATGGTGAACCGGATACGGCGCGCGCAGGCGTTCTTCCGCTCCGTCTTCTTCCTCCCGGCGGCGTGCAGCTACGTCGTGGCGGCGCTCATCTGGAAGCTGTCGATCTTCAACGGGGTGCGGTTCGGGCTCGCCAACACCGTCCTCGGCTGGTTCGGCGCCGACCAGACCGCGTGGCTCTCGACCACGGACCCGCCCTGGTACTGGCTGGTCATCGTCACCGTACGGCTCTGGCTCCAGGCGGGCTTCTACATGATCCTGTTCCTCGCGGGCCTGCAACGGATCTCGCCCACCCTCTACGAGGCGGCGGCGGTGGACGGCGCGCGGCCCGGCTGGCAGGTCCTGCGCCACATCACGCTCCCGCAACTGCGCGCGACCTCGGTCGCCGTGACGCTGTTGCTCGTCATCAACGCCTTCCAGTCGTTCGACGAGTTCTACAACCTGCTCTCCAACTCGAGCGGCTACCCGCCCTACGCCCGCCCGCCGCTGGTCTACCTCTACTACACGGCGCTGGGCCGGGAACAGAACCTCGGACTCGGAAGCGCGGGCGCGGTGCTCCTCGCCCTGATCATCGCGGTGGTGACGGTCGGCCAGGCCCGCTGGTTCGGCCTCGGCAGGAAGGAGGACTGA
- a CDS encoding NAD(P)/FAD-dependent oxidoreductase: MTSTAVVIGTGPAGTRVAQRLGDDTVLIGEEAHAPYNRVLLAEVLAGRYAPDVIALPTPPGTTLRTRAVRVDRAERRVHCADGTVVPYGTLVLATGANPVLPPLRGLFAPGAAELPCGVHAFRTMDDCLALSAETGPGVRVAVIGGGLLGVSAARALARRGAQVVLLQQAERLMQRQLDPDSSQLVHDHLTGLGVEVHTECRVRAVGVVDGAVRRVELADGYVLGTDVTVLACGVRPRTGLARAAGLDVRTGIVVDDRLRTSDPHIRAIGDCAEHAGRVYGLATPAVEQADALADDLLSTAGSDRPRPYSGTRTLTRLTLAGPGPLDLAVFGDLEPRPDDDVVRLADATRGTYRKVVVRGDRLVGGVLLGDLDAVGALARAWEAEEPLPDDDTPLLHLLTHDGGR, encoded by the coding sequence ATGACATCCACGGCAGTGGTGATCGGCACGGGCCCGGCCGGCACCCGCGTAGCGCAGCGGCTCGGCGACGACACCGTGCTGATCGGCGAGGAGGCCCACGCCCCGTACAACCGCGTCCTGCTCGCGGAGGTCCTCGCGGGCCGGTACGCCCCGGACGTCATCGCCCTGCCGACCCCACCGGGCACCACGCTCCGCACCCGCGCCGTCCGCGTCGACCGCGCCGAGCGGCGGGTGCACTGCGCGGACGGCACCGTCGTCCCGTACGGCACGCTCGTGCTGGCGACGGGCGCCAACCCCGTCCTGCCGCCGCTGCGCGGCCTGTTCGCGCCCGGCGCCGCCGAACTCCCCTGCGGCGTCCACGCCTTCCGCACCATGGACGACTGTCTCGCGCTGTCCGCCGAGACGGGCCCCGGCGTCCGCGTCGCCGTCATCGGCGGCGGACTGCTCGGCGTCTCGGCCGCCCGCGCGCTGGCCCGCAGGGGCGCTCAGGTCGTCCTCCTCCAGCAGGCCGAACGCCTCATGCAGCGTCAACTCGACCCGGACTCGTCCCAGTTGGTGCACGACCACCTGACGGGCCTGGGCGTCGAGGTGCACACCGAGTGCCGCGTGCGCGCCGTCGGCGTGGTCGACGGCGCCGTCCGCCGGGTCGAACTCGCCGACGGGTACGTACTCGGCACCGACGTCACCGTCCTGGCCTGCGGCGTCCGCCCCCGCACCGGTCTGGCGCGGGCCGCGGGACTCGACGTACGGACGGGGATCGTCGTCGACGACCGGCTGCGGACGTCGGACCCGCACATCCGCGCGATCGGCGACTGCGCGGAGCACGCGGGCCGCGTCTACGGCCTGGCGACGCCCGCCGTGGAACAGGCCGACGCGCTGGCCGACGACCTCCTGTCGACGGCCGGGTCCGACCGCCCCCGCCCCTACTCCGGCACCCGCACCCTCACCCGCCTCACCCTCGCGGGCCCCGGCCCCCTGGACCTCGCGGTCTTCGGCGACCTGGAGCCGCGCCCCGACGACGACGTCGTGCGGCTCGCCGACGCCACCCGGGGCACGTACCGCAAGGTCGTCGTCCGCGGCGACCGCCTCGTCGGCGGCGTCCTGCTCGGCGATCTCGACGCGGTCGGCGCGCTCGCCCGCGCCTGGGAGGCCGAGGAGCCGCTGCCCGACGACGACACCCCCCTGCTCCACCTGCTCACCCACGACGGAGGCCGCTGA
- the nirB gene encoding nitrite reductase large subunit NirB produces MPIPADMPSSQSSPDHRRPTLVLVGHGMVGQRFLEAAAERGLTATHRIVVLCEEPRPAYDRVQLTSYFAGRTPDELSLTDREFIERHGIELHVGDAAERFDRDARTVTARSGRVVAYDTLVLATGSYPFVPPVPGKDATGCFVYRTIEDLLAIEEYAKARAKTGAVVGGGLLGLEAAGALRGLGLATHVVEFAPRLMPVQVDEGGGAALLRTLTGMGLTVHTGTGTQEIVTGEDGAVRGMRLSDGSELVTDLVVFSAGVRPRDQLARDHGLLVGERGGITVDELCRTSDPAVYAIGECAQASDGRVYGLVAPGYEMAETAAAAIADAECAGFTGADLSTKLKLLGVDVASFGDAHGTAEGCLDVVYADSRSGTYKKLVMGAGGELLGGILVGDAEAYGLLRPLTGTVPPLPAEQLVLPAGAGPAAALGPEALPGSAVICNCHNVTKDAIHACSSLPEVKKCTKAGTGCGSCLKVIGQLLPKSGDDGLCGCFGQTRQELYEIVRALRITSYRALLDAHGRETARGGEGCEVCKPAVGSIIASLAPTIGAGGHVLDGEQAALQDTNDHFLANLQKNGSYSVVPRIPGGEITPDKLIVIGEVARDFGLYTKITGGQRIDLFGARVEQLPMIWTRLVDAGFESGHAYGKALRTVKSCVGQTWCRYGVQDSVRMAIDLELRYRGLRAPHKLKSAVSGCARECAEAQSKDFGVIATASGWNLYVGGNGGATPRHADLLAQDLDDAGLVRLIDRFLMFYIRTADRLERTSTWLERIEGGLDHVRDVVVRDSLGIGAELDALMADHVAHYRDEWADTLDDPERLARFVSFVNAPGTPDPTVRFVPERRQIKPDLPLLSLGTRPLEGSVAP; encoded by the coding sequence ATGCCGATCCCCGCTGACATGCCGAGCTCCCAGAGTTCCCCCGACCACCGCCGCCCCACCCTCGTGCTCGTCGGCCACGGCATGGTCGGCCAGCGCTTCCTGGAGGCGGCCGCCGAGCGCGGGCTCACCGCCACGCACCGGATCGTGGTGCTGTGCGAGGAGCCGCGCCCCGCCTACGACCGCGTCCAGCTCACCTCGTACTTCGCGGGCCGCACGCCCGATGAACTCTCCCTCACCGACCGGGAGTTCATCGAGCGGCACGGCATCGAACTGCACGTCGGCGACGCCGCCGAGCGGTTCGACAGGGACGCGCGGACCGTGACCGCGCGCTCGGGTCGCGTCGTCGCCTACGACACGCTCGTCCTGGCCACCGGCTCCTACCCCTTCGTCCCGCCCGTGCCGGGCAAGGACGCGACGGGCTGCTTCGTCTACCGCACCATCGAGGACCTGCTCGCCATCGAGGAGTACGCCAAGGCGCGCGCGAAGACCGGAGCGGTGGTCGGCGGCGGGCTGCTCGGCCTGGAGGCGGCCGGTGCCCTGCGCGGGCTCGGACTCGCCACGCACGTCGTGGAGTTCGCACCCCGGCTCATGCCGGTCCAGGTCGACGAGGGCGGCGGCGCGGCGCTCCTGCGCACCCTCACCGGCATGGGCCTGACCGTGCACACCGGCACCGGCACGCAGGAGATCGTGACGGGCGAGGACGGCGCCGTACGCGGGATGAGGCTGTCCGACGGGAGTGAACTCGTCACCGATCTGGTGGTGTTCTCGGCGGGCGTTCGTCCGCGCGACCAGCTCGCCCGCGACCACGGCCTCCTCGTCGGCGAGCGTGGCGGCATCACCGTCGACGAACTGTGCCGCACCAGCGACCCCGCCGTGTACGCGATCGGCGAGTGCGCGCAGGCATCGGACGGCCGCGTCTACGGCCTGGTCGCGCCCGGCTACGAGATGGCCGAGACGGCGGCCGCCGCCATCGCCGACGCGGAGTGCGCGGGCTTCACCGGCGCCGACCTGTCCACCAAACTGAAGCTGCTCGGCGTGGACGTGGCCTCCTTCGGCGACGCGCACGGCACGGCGGAAGGATGCCTCGACGTCGTCTACGCCGACTCGCGCTCGGGCACGTACAAGAAGCTGGTGATGGGCGCGGGCGGCGAGCTGCTCGGCGGCATCCTGGTCGGCGACGCGGAGGCGTACGGCCTGCTGCGCCCGCTGACCGGGACCGTACCGCCGCTGCCCGCCGAGCAGTTGGTGCTGCCCGCGGGCGCGGGCCCGGCCGCCGCGCTCGGCCCCGAGGCGCTGCCGGGATCGGCGGTGATCTGCAACTGCCACAACGTCACCAAGGACGCCATCCACGCCTGTTCCTCGCTGCCCGAGGTGAAGAAGTGCACCAAGGCGGGTACGGGCTGCGGCAGTTGCCTGAAGGTGATCGGGCAGCTCCTGCCGAAGAGCGGAGACGACGGGCTGTGCGGCTGCTTCGGGCAGACCCGCCAGGAGCTGTACGAGATCGTGCGGGCGCTGCGGATCACCTCCTACCGCGCGCTGCTCGACGCGCACGGGCGCGAGACGGCGCGCGGCGGCGAGGGCTGCGAGGTGTGCAAGCCCGCGGTCGGCTCGATCATCGCCTCGCTGGCCCCGACGATCGGCGCGGGCGGGCACGTGCTCGACGGCGAGCAGGCCGCCCTGCAGGACACCAACGACCACTTCCTCGCCAACCTCCAGAAGAACGGCTCCTATTCGGTGGTGCCCCGCATCCCCGGCGGCGAGATCACCCCCGACAAGCTCATCGTCATCGGCGAGGTGGCACGGGACTTCGGGCTCTACACGAAGATCACCGGCGGTCAGCGCATCGACCTGTTCGGCGCGCGCGTCGAGCAACTGCCCATGATCTGGACACGGTTGGTCGATGCGGGCTTCGAGTCGGGACACGCGTACGGCAAGGCGCTGCGCACCGTGAAATCCTGCGTGGGGCAGACCTGGTGCCGGTACGGCGTGCAGGACTCGGTGCGCATGGCCATCGACCTGGAGCTGCGCTACCGGGGCCTCAGGGCGCCCCACAAGCTGAAGTCGGCGGTCTCCGGGTGCGCCCGCGAGTGCGCGGAGGCCCAGTCCAAGGACTTCGGCGTGATCGCCACGGCGAGCGGCTGGAACCTGTACGTGGGCGGCAACGGCGGCGCCACCCCGCGCCACGCCGACCTGCTCGCCCAGGACCTGGACGACGCGGGCCTGGTGCGCCTCATCGACCGCTTCCTGATGTTCTACATCCGCACCGCCGACCGCCTGGAGCGCACGTCGACCTGGCTGGAGCGGATCGAAGGCGGCCTCGACCACGTCCGCGACGTCGTCGTGCGCGACTCGCTCGGCATCGGCGCCGAACTGGACGCCCTGATGGCCGACCACGTCGCGCACTACCGCGACGAGTGGGCCGACACCCTCGACGACCCCGAGCGGCTCGCGCGCTTCGTGTCCTTCGTGAACGCGCCGGGCACCCCGGACCCGACGGTCCGGTTCGTGCCCGAGCGCCGCCAGATCAAGCCGGACCTGCCCCTGCTGTCCCTCGGCACCCGCCCCCTGGAAGGAAGTGTCGCCCCGTGA
- a CDS encoding TetR/AcrR family transcriptional regulator, which yields MARTKEFDPDAALQSALELFWRRGYEATSMADLVEELGIGRASIYATFGNKHDLYLKALDRYGENQDPTLLAELSQPGPALPAVRAVVRRFGAESMTEGRRLSGCFITNTAAELASHDEAAARTVERSWERIETLLHSALVRARAQGELPQDRDPLTLARMLLVLMQGLRVVGKASADPARVRDAVEQALTLLD from the coding sequence GTGGCAAGGACCAAGGAATTCGATCCGGACGCCGCGCTCCAGTCGGCCCTAGAGCTGTTCTGGCGGCGCGGCTACGAGGCGACCTCGATGGCCGACCTCGTCGAGGAGCTCGGCATCGGCCGCGCCAGCATCTACGCGACCTTCGGCAACAAGCACGACCTGTACCTGAAGGCCCTGGACCGCTACGGCGAGAACCAGGACCCGACCCTGCTCGCCGAGCTCTCCCAGCCGGGGCCCGCACTGCCCGCCGTACGCGCGGTGGTGCGCCGCTTCGGCGCCGAGTCCATGACCGAAGGACGCCGCCTGAGCGGGTGTTTCATCACCAACACGGCGGCCGAGCTGGCCTCGCACGACGAGGCGGCCGCCCGCACGGTCGAGCGCAGCTGGGAGCGGATCGAGACCCTGCTGCACTCCGCGCTCGTCCGCGCCCGGGCACAGGGCGAGCTGCCCCAGGACCGCGATCCGCTGACGCTGGCCCGGATGCTCCTCGTCCTGATGCAGGGCCTTCGCGTGGTCGGCAAGGCGTCCGCGGACCCGGCGCGGGTGCGGGACGCGGTGGAGCAGGCGCTGACCCTCCTGGACTGA
- a CDS encoding carbohydrate ABC transporter permease encodes MDDALVRVGRALRVVLLIALALLFLVPFYLLVRNGLASEEDITSPDWTFFPSTLHWSNLSELFDDPTVPMARSLLNSSLIAVATTLGTLVLASLAGYGLARIPYRYANQVFYAILGTMMVPAAVTFVPSFVLVSSLGWVSTLRGLIVPTLFSAFACFVFRQYFLGFPRELEDAARVDGLGYWRTYWRVVVPNSRPVFAAVGTIVFIGAWNSFLWPLVIGQDRQAWTVQVALATLNTSQVIRLHVLFVAAAVSIVPLLVVFLFFQRWIVAGVERSGIDD; translated from the coding sequence ATGGACGACGCCCTGGTCCGGGTGGGCCGCGCGCTGCGAGTCGTACTGCTCATCGCCCTCGCGCTGCTCTTCCTGGTCCCCTTCTACCTCCTCGTACGCAACGGTCTCGCGTCCGAGGAGGACATCACCTCCCCCGACTGGACCTTCTTCCCTTCCACCCTGCACTGGTCGAACCTGTCGGAGCTCTTCGACGACCCGACGGTCCCGATGGCCCGCTCCCTGCTCAACTCCTCACTGATCGCGGTCGCGACGACCCTCGGCACGCTGGTCCTCGCCTCCCTCGCGGGCTACGGCCTGGCCCGCATCCCCTACCGCTACGCGAACCAGGTCTTCTACGCGATCCTCGGCACGATGATGGTCCCCGCGGCCGTCACCTTCGTCCCGAGCTTCGTCCTCGTCTCGTCGCTGGGCTGGGTCTCCACGCTCCGCGGCCTGATCGTCCCCACCCTCTTCTCGGCCTTCGCGTGCTTCGTCTTCCGCCAGTACTTCCTGGGCTTCCCCAGGGAGTTGGAGGACGCGGCACGGGTGGACGGGCTCGGCTACTGGCGCACGTACTGGCGCGTGGTCGTGCCCAACTCCCGCCCGGTCTTCGCGGCCGTCGGCACCATCGTCTTCATCGGCGCCTGGAACTCCTTCCTGTGGCCCCTGGTCATCGGCCAGGACCGCCAGGCCTGGACGGTCCAGGTCGCCCTGGCCACGCTCAACACGTCCCAGGTCATCCGCCTGCACGTGCTGTTCGTGGCCGCCGCGGTGTCGATCGTGCCGCTGCTCGTGGTGTTCCTGTTCTTCCAGCGGTGGATCGTGGCGGGGGTGGAGAGGTCGGGGATCGACGACTGA
- the nirD gene encoding nitrite reductase small subunit NirD yields MTLAPETTDLTVQLHLDQGWFTACGLDLLIPGRGVAALLPDGRQAALFLGRDGRAYAIDNRDPFTGAAVLSRGLVGSERGRPFVASPLLKQRFDLETGRCLDDDAVSVTVYPTQIA; encoded by the coding sequence GTGACCCTCGCGCCCGAGACCACCGACCTGACGGTGCAGCTCCACCTGGACCAGGGCTGGTTCACCGCCTGCGGCCTGGACCTTCTCATCCCGGGCCGTGGCGTCGCGGCCCTGCTGCCCGACGGCCGACAGGCCGCGCTCTTCCTCGGCAGGGACGGCCGCGCGTACGCCATCGACAACCGGGACCCCTTCACGGGCGCGGCGGTGCTCTCGCGGGGCCTGGTCGGCTCCGAGCGCGGGCGCCCGTTCGTGGCGTCGCCGCTCCTGAAGCAGCGCTTCGACCTGGAGACCGGGCGCTGCCTGGACGACGACGCGGTGTCGGTTACCGTCTACCCGACGCAAATTGCTTGA
- a CDS encoding group III truncated hemoglobin: MDISTRDDLDVLLRRFYTAAFADPLIGPFFTEVAGTDLDVHLPRITDFWERALFRTAAYRRNAFAPHSALHSARPLTAEHFGRWTQLWHATVDGLHQGPNADRAKAQGERIALAMLRRLGGKDVSTAGEGPGFVPLAAVELRAAA; encoded by the coding sequence ATGGACATCTCCACGCGCGACGACCTCGACGTCCTGCTCCGCCGCTTCTACACGGCCGCTTTCGCCGACCCGCTGATCGGCCCGTTCTTCACGGAGGTCGCGGGGACCGACCTCGACGTCCATCTGCCGCGCATCACCGACTTCTGGGAGCGCGCGCTGTTCCGTACCGCCGCATACCGCCGCAACGCCTTCGCCCCGCACTCCGCGCTGCACTCCGCGCGCCCGCTCACCGCCGAGCACTTCGGGCGCTGGACGCAGCTGTGGCACGCCACGGTCGACGGGCTGCACCAGGGCCCGAACGCGGACCGCGCGAAGGCGCAGGGGGAGCGGATCGCGCTCGCCATGCTGCGCAGGCTCGGCGGCAAGGACGTGTCCACGGCGGGGGAGGGCCCGGGCTTTGTTCCGCTCGCGGCGGTGGAGCTGCGGGCGGCGGCGTAG
- a CDS encoding SDR family NAD(P)-dependent oxidoreductase: MTAAPRTRFTGRTVLVTGGGSGLGRAMALAFAAEGASVVVAGRSEGPLKETVGLIEEAGGTALARTADVSRSADLAALVEATVERFGSLDVAVNNAGVLRAGQPVAELPEDDWRTMLDINVTGVLLALQAEVRQMRTQSTGGAIVNIGSTLGAHTSVPGTAAYGATKAAVSALSRAAAAEHIRDGVRINTVSPGSSDTTMSFRPGETEADRAARIKESNPLGRVSTTEEVAAAVLYLAADESGSVVGADLVIDGGAAA, translated from the coding sequence ATGACCGCAGCACCCCGCACCCGCTTCACCGGCCGCACCGTCCTCGTCACCGGTGGCGGCTCCGGCCTCGGCCGGGCCATGGCGCTCGCGTTCGCCGCCGAGGGTGCCTCCGTCGTCGTCGCGGGCCGCTCCGAGGGCCCGCTGAAGGAGACCGTCGGACTCATCGAGGAGGCGGGCGGCACCGCCCTGGCCCGCACCGCCGACGTCTCGCGCTCCGCCGACCTCGCGGCCCTGGTCGAGGCCACCGTCGAGCGCTTCGGCTCGCTGGACGTCGCCGTGAACAACGCGGGCGTCCTGCGCGCGGGACAGCCCGTCGCCGAACTGCCCGAGGACGACTGGCGGACGATGCTCGACATCAACGTCACCGGCGTCCTGCTCGCGCTGCAGGCCGAGGTGCGGCAGATGCGGACCCAGTCCACGGGCGGCGCGATCGTCAACATCGGCTCGACCCTGGGCGCCCACACCAGCGTGCCCGGCACGGCGGCCTACGGGGCCACCAAGGCAGCCGTCTCCGCGCTGAGCCGCGCGGCCGCCGCCGAGCACATCAGGGACGGCGTCCGCATCAACACCGTCAGCCCCGGCTCCTCGGACACCACCATGTCGTTCCGCCCCGGCGAGACCGAGGCCGACCGCGCGGCCCGCATCAAGGAGAGCAACCCGCTGGGCCGCGTCTCGACGACCGAGGAGGTCGCCGCCGCCGTGCTGTACCTGGCCGCGGACGAGTCGGGCTCCGTGGTCGGCGCCGACCTGGTGATCGACGGCGGCGCGGCGGCCTGA